From Schistosoma mansoni, WGS project CABG00000000 data, supercontig 0340, strain Puerto Rico, whole genome shotgun sequence:
aggatcctgatgtccatgtgcaccattggttcggaatcagagttttccaactcccctaggtggattctccatatctaccaacccggttaaagcgccggacattcgcttctcaatttcgtaaacaacaccctcacctcgagaaggcattgagtaggatcTCCCTGATAGTAGTTGTATCCACGTGGccttgtgagagcatttggagatggGGTGCTGACTCTCTCCATTCTCGGTCGTATCAGGGCATTCGGGTTCCAGTGTAAAGATTATGTAAATGTTTTGATTTCACGTCCTCCCTTCTCCCACTCACCATAGACGTATCTACTTatcattgtaaataaatttCTACCATTTTATCTCTCTACCTAGGTACACAACTTGCTGAAGCATTACAAGCTATCGGTCGTAAAGATATATTGGAATATTGTATGACTAACATTTCGCCTGTAATAACAGCTGATGAACGGGTTACTGCTTTACGTTCATTGAATGGTAATTTGTTACATTTTGTGGTTATTTTCTTTGACATATTTTAGTTGAGGTCAGAAATATTTTTAGTCTCCtggtatatttttattattcaaaatattaatttatttaaacagttATTTTCAAAACTGAAAATGAATTGTCGAAGCATTCAAGCGAAATTCTGTGATTTCAATCAAGAGGTCGATTTTCTAAATCAGATTATCTCAGAAGGCTTTTGTCTTATAAGAGTTAATTGACCTGGAGTTATTGAAAGATGATTGCTATACAGACTCTTCGTCTTCATCTATTCTTATCGCAAAGATTATCTACCTAGAGTATGTttgacaaacaaaataaattaaggaGCGATTTTATTCGGTGGAGTTTCGTCTTGTGTACTGAATACTTTAGTCAGCGAACTAAATTCTGCTAAAAAAAAAATCATCCATTTGGGTTGCTTATCTGTTTGTAAGCTATAAGAGCAACTGCTTATTGTGGAATTCCATTCcttaataaaaacaaacaaggtAAATAGTTCATTGATACTGCAAATCATATATTTAGTACCAACAAGTACCCATATGAATAGACAAAAATTTTCATTTAGAACTAACCGTGACGGAATATCCTTAATTTACATGTGTCAGACTAAAAATCGCTTTTTTTCGGGTGGTATCACTTTTGATAAGTATTAACAGTTAAGTCCAAGTATATTTTAAAAGGTTTGTCAGAAATTTGTACTAACATTTGCAAAGTGCTCTGTTGCGATTGTTACATTCTTATTAATTTGACTCTATCAATAAGTTTCttgattttatatgaaaataggCAGCTCATGTCAGACGGATAATTGATATAATTTGGATAGATTGTGCTGTACAATAGTTCCCATTTACTGCAAAATGTGTATCAACTTCTTAAAATGAAGAAACTTCGAAAATCGAATCaaaatgatattgaataaaaagtGAAATGATACTAATTAATTTCCTCATATAAATCTGAAGTGGATCAACTTGTATACTAGCATTACTAGTCCTTAAGGATTAGATACACTATGGGTGACCATGAAATGAGTCATATTGTGTTCAGTTCGAAGACGCGTCGATATGTACTCTCCAGAAATTCGAAGTATTATTGGTGAAACGAAATATAGTACCAGTTAGTAACGTCTATACATAGTTTTAGCTATTGCAATTTTCTTATTGCTGCTGTTTTTGCTTTTATTTTGAATAGCCGTTTCGCCCAATTTAAATGTTAATCGTGAAAGTCGATCCCATTCAAAAGATGGCGGTGGTGGTTTAAGTGAATCAGTTGATACAGGTTATGGCACACAGACCGGATCTACTACACTAATACCAACAACACCAGTGATTACAAAAACAATGTCGTCAACAATTCATACACTACCCACTTTAAGCAATGTAGATAATTCTAAACAATCTGAGAAAGAAGTGGAGCAA
This genomic window contains:
- a CDS encoding nAChR subunit, putative → LLWNSIP